The sequence GACGGATGCCGGATACGTCGCGTACGACCAGCTCTACATGTCGCTGGCGACTCTCGACTCCGGCATCGGCGAGGGCGAAGAGGTCGAGGTCGTGTGGGGCGAGGACCCGATCTCGCGCAAGGACTCGGTCGACGCCGACCACCGCCAGGTGCGCATCCGCGCGACGGTGGCGCCGGCGCCGTACCACGACTACGCGCGGACGGTCTATCGCCAGGACTCGTGAGGCGCAGCGCGTCTCGTCGCCGGGGTTACGATGCCGTCATCGAGGAGGATGCCGTGGCACGGGGATCAGCGGGCGAGTCGGTGCTGCACCGCCACCTGCGCGTGCTCGAGAGCTTCGACGCGTGGCATCCGTTCCTCACGCTCAGCGAGATCGCCGACGCGGCCGGCCTGGCCCGATCGAGCGCGCACCGGCTGATCGGCGAGCTCGAGGCGGAAGGCCTGCTCGAGCGGCTGCCCGACCGCACGTACCGGCTCGGCGTGCGGCTGTGGGAGTTCGCCAGCCGCACGCCGGGCGCGGTCGGCCTGCGTGAGATCGCCCGCCCGTGGCTCGGATCGGTGCACGAGCGCGTGCGACAGCACACCCAGCTGGCCGTGCTGAGCGGACGCGACGTGCTGTTCATCGACCGCCTGTCGACCCGCGACGCCGTCGTCAACGCGACGCTCATCGGCGGACGCATCCCGCTCCACGCCTCCTCCAGCGGATTGGTGCTGCTCGCACACGCCGAGCCCGACCTCGTCGACGCGGTGGTCGAGCGCGGACTCCGCGTCTACACCGACCGCACGATCCGCACCGAGGGCGAGCTGCGTGCGCGACTGAGCCAGGTGCGCGAGGACGGCTACGCCCTGGCCGACGGCCACATCCACCCCGAGTCGCGCGGCATCGCCGTGCCGGTCACGGGTCCCGGCGGCACCGTGTACGCCGCCATCGGCGTCGTCCTGCCGAACGACGGCGGCTCGCCCTACCCGTACGTGGAGCTGCTGCGACGCGCCGCGGCGGGCATCGCCCGCGACCTCGCGGCCGCGTACCGTCCCGACGTCGACGAGCGCACCCACGGCATCCGCCCGCTGGTCAGCGGCTCGCGACGATCGCTCGAATACCTCGAGAGCCTCGAGACAGACCCGCACGACGGCATCACGGCGCACTCCGGCGCGGCGGCCGGGATTCGGGGCGGCCGCGCATGACGACCATCGCGATCCTCGGTCTGGGCGAAGCGGGGCGTCTCTACGCCCGCGGACTCGCGCGCGCCGGTGCGACGGTGCGCGGCCACGACCCGCACCACCGTCTCGGCGACCCCGACGTGCCGCAGTTCGCGACCCTCGCCGAGACCCTGGCCGGTGCCGACGTCGCGCTGAGCCTGGTGACGGGGCAGGCCGCGGCATCCGTCGCCGGCGACGCCCTGCCGCACATGCCCGCCGGATCCGTGTACGCCGATCTGAACACCGCCGCGCCCGACGTCAAGCAGCGCATCGCCCGGTTGGCGGCCGACCGGGGCCGCGACATGGCCGACGTCGCGGTGCTCGCCCCGGTGGTGCGAGAGGGGCACCGCACGCCCCTTCTCGCGAGCGGCGCCGGGGCGCGGGAACTCGCCGTGCGCCTCGCGCCCTACCAGGTGCCCGTGGATGTGATCGACGGCGATGCCGGCGACGCGGCCCGGCTGCGCCTGCTGCGGAGCGTGTTCATGAAGGGACTGGCCGCGCTCGTCCTCGAGGGAACTCGCGCAGCGCGCAGCGTCGGCGCCGAGGAGTGGCTGCGCGCGCAGATCGCCGCCGAGCTGGGGCCCGACGGCGCACTCCTCGTCGACCGCCTCATCGAGGGAACACGTCGTCACGCGGCGCGACGCGAGCACGAAGTGCGCGCCGCCCTCGACGCGATCGACGAGTCCGGTCAGCCCGCCGACATGACGCGCGCGACGCTCGCCTGGTTCGAGCGCATCGTCGGCGAGCAGCGCGACCCCTGACGGTTCCGACGTCTTCTCGGCTCGCCGCGCCACGCGACGATACCCGCATCCGCCGTGGCGTGACCGGCTGACCGAGCCCGTCCCCCGCTGCCCCCGGCATCCGTCACCCGTCCTCCTGCGTCGAGAACACGCGATAGCACCGTGCAAGCGCGCAGAACGGTGCCATCGCGTGTTCTCGACGTGGAAGTTCGCTCCACCGCCGGGGTGCTGCCGCGGACGTCCAGGCGCGGCCGCTCAGCGCGCCGGCGCGGCCGACGCCGCCCGGGCGTCGAGCGACGCGAAGTAGTCCAGAGACTGACGGGAGCCGTTGACCAGCGCCCGGAGCCCGTGCCCGGCGCCGCCGGCCTCGCCGGCGCCCTGGGGCAGGTACGCCTCTTCGAGCGCGCGCGAGATGCCGGAGGCCGCCACCGCCAGCAGCTCGATCTCGGGCTGAGCGGACGTGCCGTCGTTCGGCACGACGACGCCGATCGCGGCGTGGGTCCGCCCGCGCGCGCTGATGACCGGCACCGCGATCCCCCGCGACTCGGGGTGGATGTGCCCTTCGGTCACGGCGAAGCCGTCGGCGCGGATCCGGCGGAGCCGGGCGCGCAGCTCGTCGCCGTCGCGGATGGTCGCCGGCGTGTAGTGGGGCCACCCGCCCGCGATCACCTCGTCGACGATCCCGGGGGACGCGTGGGCCAGCAGCACGAGTCCGCTCGAGCTCACCGCCAGCGGCACGCGGCCGCCGATCAGCGTCGCGTTGACGACGGCCTCGCGGGTCGAGAGACGCTCGATGAAGAGCACGTCCCGGCCGCTCAGCACGCCGAGCTGCGTGTGCTGGCGCACCCGCGCGTGCACGGCCTCGAGCCACGGGCGCGCGAGCTCACGCAGCCCGACCGCGCCCGGGGTGCGCGACGCGAACTCCCACAGCCGCACGCCGAGCCGGTACGAGCGGTCGGGCATCCGCTCGAGCAGCCCTTCGCGTTCCAGCTCGGCGACGAGCCGGTGGGTGGTGGATGCCGGCAACCCGGTCACCTCGGCGATCTCGGTCAGCGTGAGGAACGGGCGCAGGATGTCGAACGCCTGCAGCACGCGGAGGTGCTTGTGCAGGACGGATTCGCCGTCCGAGCCGCGCGCCATGGGCGGACCCGTTACGCCACCCCGGCGGTGCGCCAGCCGCCGTGGTACTCCTGCCGCGCCGTGACGGCGTACGGCACCGGACTCACCACGGCGCGCACGGCGATCTGCTCGTGCGGCTCGACCGTGGTCTTGCCCGAGCCGCCGTCCGGCTCGCCCCACACCACCCGCACCTCGGCGCCGATCGGCACGTCGCGGTCGACGGTGGCCAGCGACAGCCCGCGCCGCTCGTTCGCCGTGACACCCGTGAACAGCGACAGGCCCACGACGTTGTCGCCGGCATCCAGTACCGCGTCGTAGTTCGACGAACCGTAGTTCGCGTTCGGCAGGTCGAAGAACTGGTACCCCGGACCCTCCCGGTCGATCACGGAGGTGAGGATGCGGCCGAGGTCCTCGTCGTTCCAGGCGAGCGTGACCTTCTTGCGCTGCCGCTCGGGGTCGAGCTTCTCGAGGGCCTCCCGGCCGATGAAGTCGTGATCGAACTTCACGAACGAGCCGTAGCCGAGGTCCCACGGGTTGAGGTAGTAGTCCTCGATGTCGTCCGACACGAACGAGCCGGCCAGCGCGTTGATCGCCTCGTAGCTGGTCGCCGGCAGCCACTCGCGATAGCGCCGCTCGATGTCGCCGCCGGTGTAGATCGCCGGCAGCGGCGAGGGGATCCAGCCCGACTCGAGCGTGTTCGACGAGTACGCGCGCGAGCCGCACGGCTCGATGCCGAACTCGCGACCGGCCTCGAGCACGGCGTCGCGGATCCGGCCGTGCTGCTCATACGGCCCCCAGATCTCCAGGCCCGGCGCCCCGGCCATGCCGTGGCGGAGCGTCCGCACCTGCTGGCCGGCGATCTCGAGCTCTCCCATGTGGAAGAAGCGCACCTGCTCGACCTCGCGGCCGGCGAGCTTCTCGATGATCTGCCACGCGTTCGGGCCCTGGATCTGGAAGCGGTAGAACTCGCGGGTGACCGCCTGTCCGTACGGGCGCGACGGCGACCGGTCGTCGTACCGGGTCTCGACGTCGTAGCCGCCCGTCTCGGCGTGGAACTGCAGCCAGTTCGCACCGGGGGCGCGGCCGACGTACACGTACTCGTCCTCGGCCAGGTGGAACAGGATGCCGTCGCCGATCACGCCTCCCGTCGACGAGGTCGGCACGAACTGCTTGGCGGTGTTCACGGGGAAGTTCGCGAACGAGTTGATCCCGGTGTCGGAGAGCAGCTTCAGCGCGCCGGGCCCCGTCATGAAGAAGTTGACCATGTGGTGCGTCTGGTCGTAGAGCACCGCCGTCTCGCGCCACGCCTTCTGCTCGCGGCGCCAGTTCGTGAACTCCGCGGGGACCACCGGGTAGATGTACGTCCCGAGCTGCGAATTGCGCAGCATCTCGACGACGCTCCCCCCGGTGCGTTCCTGCAGCAGCTCCTGGAGATTGCTGGCCATGGATCCCCCGACTTCCTCGTCTGCCGTTCGTACCGCGGGTCTGACCGCGATGCTACGTGGGCCTGATACCTATATCCAGAGGTATTTGGTCGCCACGATTGTAGACAATATGTTGACCATTCCGCCAGGGGTGTGGTTCGCTGGGCCCCATGACGGACACCGCCGACACTCTCCTCGTGGTCAGCGCCCACGCCGGCGACTTCGTGTGGCGGGCGGGCGGCGCGATCGCCGCCGCCGCGATGCGCGGCGAACGGGCGGTCGTGGCCTGCCTGTCGTACGGCGAGCGCGGAGAGTCCGCGAGCCAGTGGCTGCAGGGCAAGGGCCTCGACGAGATCAAGGCCCTCCGCCGCGACGAGGCCGAGGCCGCGGCATCCGCCCTGGGTGCCGAGATCGAGTTCCTCGACCTCGGCGACTATCCGCTCATCGAGTCCCGCGAGGCGATCGCCCGGCTCGTCGACCTCTACCGCCGCGTGCAGCCGACCATCGTGCTGACCCACACGCTGCGCGATCCGTACAACGGCGACCACCCGGCGGCGGCGCGCATGGCGCTCGAAGCGCGCGTGCTCGCCCAGGCGATCGGCGTCGCGAACTCGGACGGGTCGTTCCCTGCGCAGGACGAGATCATCGGCGCGCCCCCGGTCTTCTTCTTCGAGCCGCACCAGCCCGAGCAGTGCGACTTCACGCCCGACGTGCTGCTCGACATCACCGACGCGTTCCCCCGCAAGCAGGCGGCGATGGAGTGCCTCCCCGCGCAGAAGCACATGTGGTCGTACTACACCGACCTCGCGGTCCGCCGCGGCGTGCAGCTCAAGCGCAACGCGGGCCCGAACCTGGGCCTCCCCCACGACACGATGGGCGAGGCGTACATGCGGTACTTCCCGCAGGTCACCGGGAGGCTGTCGTGAGCGGACGGATGCCGCGATGAGGCCCGTCGTCGTCACCGGCATCGCACGGGCCGACGCCGCCACCGCCGACGCGCTCGGCGCGCACGGAGTCGCGACGGTGCACGAGGCCCAGGGCCGCACGGGACTCGTGGGTCCCGGCATCCGTCCCATCCAGGACGGCGCGCGCGTCGCGGGCACCGCCGTGACGGTGCTGAGCTGGCCCGGCGACAACCTGATGATCCACGCGGCGATCGAGCAGTGCCGCGCGGGCGACCTGCTGGTCGTCGCGACGACCTCGCCCTCGACCGACGGCGCCTTCGGCGACCTGTTCGCCACCGCGCTCCAGGCCCGCGGCGTGCGGGGCCTGGTCACGACGACGGGCGTGCGCGACGTGGCGGATCTTCGCGCGATGGGCTTTCCGGTGTGGTCGGGCGCCGTGCACGCGCAGGGCACCGTGAAGGCGACGCCGGGCTCGGTGAACGTGCCCATCGTCGTCGCCGGTGCGACCGTGCGCCCGGGCGACGTCGTCGTCGCGGACGACGACGGCGTCGTGGTCGTGCCCCGCGAGAGCGCGTCCGCCGTGCGCGCGGCGGCCGATGCCCGGGTCGCGAAAGAGGCGGCCGACCGCGCGGCCTACGGGTCGGGCGCGGAGCTGAGCCTCGACCGCAAAGGGCTGCGCCCACTCCTCGCCGAGCTCGGCGTCGAGTACGTGACACAGGCCGACTACGAGGCCGACTACGAGGCACGGCACGATGGCGGCCGCTGACACGGGCGGGACGGATGCCGTGCGCGACGGCATCCGCTGCATGCTGATGCGCGGGGGGACGTCGAAGGGCGCCTACTTCCTCGCGGACGACCTGCCCGCGGACCGGGCGGCGCGCGACGACCTGCTGCTGCGCATCATGGGCAGCCCCGACCCGCGCCAGATCGACGGCATCGGCGGCGCGCATCCGCTCACGAGCAAGGTCGCGATCGTGTCGCGCTCGACCGCCGAGGGCATCGACGTCGACTACGTGTTCCTGCAGGTCGGCGTCGCCGAGGCGACGGTGGGCGACGCGCAGACGTGCGGGAACCTGCTCGCGGGCATCGGCCCGTTCGCCGTCGAGAGGGGCCTCGTCCCGGCGACGGGCGAACGCACGGCGGTCCGCATCCGGCTCGTGAACACGGGGGATGCCGCGACCGCAGTCTTCCCCACGCCCGGCGGCCGCCCCGACTACGACGGCGACGTCGCGATCGACGGCGTTCCCGGCACGGCGGCGGCCGTCTCGCTGGAGGTCGGCGGCGGACCGGACAAGCCGCTGCTGCCGACCGGCGAGGCGACGGACGAGATCGACGGCCACGCCGTGACGCTGATCGACAACGGCATGCCGGTGGTGCTGCTGCGCGCCGACGAGTTCGGCGTGGACGGCACCGAGACGCCCGGCGCGCTGGAGGCCGACACCGAGCTCGCGGCCCGCATCGAGCGCGTCCGCCGCGCCGCCGGTCCGCTCATGGGCCTCGGCGAGGTCGCAGAGCAGACGGTGCCGAAGGTGATCCTGCTCTCGCCGCCCCGGCACGGCGGGGCGATCTCGACGAGAGCCTTCATCCCGGCGCGCGTGCACACGGCGATCGGCGTGCTGATGGCGGCATCCGTCGCCGCGGCGCTGCGCATCCCCGGCGCCGTGGGGTCCGACATCGCCGGGCCCGTCGACGGCGACGCGACCGAGGTCGAGCACCCGGGCGGCTCTTCGCCGTCGCACGTGCGCGTCGCCCGCGACGCCGACGGCGTCTGGAGGGCGACGTCGTCCTCGGTGCGCACGGCGCGCAAGCTCTTCGACGGCAGGGTCTTCCCGAGGCCGCGCCGATGATCCCCCTGTCAGAGAGGACACCACGATGACCGCCCACACGTCGTTCGACGTCGCCCACCTCGCCCACGTCGAGCTGCTCACCCCCACACCGGACGAGAGCCGCTGGTTCTTCGAGGAGCTGCTGGCGATGCGCGTCGTCGCCGAGGACGGCGACTCGGTCTACCTGCGCACGTGGGACGAGTACCAGCTCTACACGATCAAGCTCACCGGGTCGGATGCCGCGGGCGTCGGCCGCACCTCGTTCCGCGCGTCTTCGCAGGAGGCCCTCGAGCGCCGCGTCGCCGCGATCGAGGCGACCGGTCTCGGCCGCGGGTGGGTGGACGGCGACCTCGGCTGCGGGCCGACCTACGAGTTCACCGACCCGGACGGGCACGCGATGGCGATCTTCTACGAGGCCGAGCGGTACGTCGCCACCGACGACAAGCCGGCGCTGAAGAACCAGGCGTCACGGTTCCCGGGCCGCGGGGTCAACGCCCGGCGCCTCGACCACATCAACTACCTCGCGAAGGACGTCGAGGCAGGCGGCGAGTTCCTCGCGAGTGCGCTCGGCATGCGCGAGTCCGAGCGCATCCGCCTCGACAACGGCCGGTTCGCCGCGTGGTGGTTCCACTTCTCGCTGAAGTCGTACGACGTCGTCTACTCCGACGACTGGACCAAG comes from Microbacterium cremeum and encodes:
- a CDS encoding IclR family transcriptional regulator, translating into MARGSAGESVLHRHLRVLESFDAWHPFLTLSEIADAAGLARSSAHRLIGELEAEGLLERLPDRTYRLGVRLWEFASRTPGAVGLREIARPWLGSVHERVRQHTQLAVLSGRDVLFIDRLSTRDAVVNATLIGGRIPLHASSSGLVLLAHAEPDLVDAVVERGLRVYTDRTIRTEGELRARLSQVREDGYALADGHIHPESRGIAVPVTGPGGTVYAAIGVVLPNDGGSPYPYVELLRRAAAGIARDLAAAYRPDVDERTHGIRPLVSGSRRSLEYLESLETDPHDGITAHSGAAAGIRGGRA
- a CDS encoding DUF1932 domain-containing protein — translated: MTTIAILGLGEAGRLYARGLARAGATVRGHDPHHRLGDPDVPQFATLAETLAGADVALSLVTGQAAASVAGDALPHMPAGSVYADLNTAAPDVKQRIARLAADRGRDMADVAVLAPVVREGHRTPLLASGAGARELAVRLAPYQVPVDVIDGDAGDAARLRLLRSVFMKGLAALVLEGTRAARSVGAEEWLRAQIAAELGPDGALLVDRLIEGTRRHAARREHEVRAALDAIDESGQPADMTRATLAWFERIVGEQRDP
- a CDS encoding IclR family transcriptional regulator gives rise to the protein MARGSDGESVLHKHLRVLQAFDILRPFLTLTEIAEVTGLPASTTHRLVAELEREGLLERMPDRSYRLGVRLWEFASRTPGAVGLRELARPWLEAVHARVRQHTQLGVLSGRDVLFIERLSTREAVVNATLIGGRVPLAVSSSGLVLLAHASPGIVDEVIAGGWPHYTPATIRDGDELRARLRRIRADGFAVTEGHIHPESRGIAVPVISARGRTHAAIGVVVPNDGTSAQPEIELLAVAASGISRALEEAYLPQGAGEAGGAGHGLRALVNGSRQSLDYFASLDARAASAAPAR
- the ligM gene encoding vanillate/3-O-methylgallate O-demethylase, yielding MASNLQELLQERTGGSVVEMLRNSQLGTYIYPVVPAEFTNWRREQKAWRETAVLYDQTHHMVNFFMTGPGALKLLSDTGINSFANFPVNTAKQFVPTSSTGGVIGDGILFHLAEDEYVYVGRAPGANWLQFHAETGGYDVETRYDDRSPSRPYGQAVTREFYRFQIQGPNAWQIIEKLAGREVEQVRFFHMGELEIAGQQVRTLRHGMAGAPGLEIWGPYEQHGRIRDAVLEAGREFGIEPCGSRAYSSNTLESGWIPSPLPAIYTGGDIERRYREWLPATSYEAINALAGSFVSDDIEDYYLNPWDLGYGSFVKFDHDFIGREALEKLDPERQRKKVTLAWNDEDLGRILTSVIDREGPGYQFFDLPNANYGSSNYDAVLDAGDNVVGLSLFTGVTANERRGLSLATVDRDVPIGAEVRVVWGEPDGGSGKTTVEPHEQIAVRAVVSPVPYAVTARQEYHGGWRTAGVA
- a CDS encoding PIG-L deacetylase family protein, which gives rise to MTDTADTLLVVSAHAGDFVWRAGGAIAAAAMRGERAVVACLSYGERGESASQWLQGKGLDEIKALRRDEAEAAASALGAEIEFLDLGDYPLIESREAIARLVDLYRRVQPTIVLTHTLRDPYNGDHPAAARMALEARVLAQAIGVANSDGSFPAQDEIIGAPPVFFFEPHQPEQCDFTPDVLLDITDAFPRKQAAMECLPAQKHMWSYYTDLAVRRGVQLKRNAGPNLGLPHDTMGEAYMRYFPQVTGRLS
- a CDS encoding 4-carboxy-4-hydroxy-2-oxoadipate aldolase/oxaloacetate decarboxylase yields the protein MRPVVVTGIARADAATADALGAHGVATVHEAQGRTGLVGPGIRPIQDGARVAGTAVTVLSWPGDNLMIHAAIEQCRAGDLLVVATTSPSTDGAFGDLFATALQARGVRGLVTTTGVRDVADLRAMGFPVWSGAVHAQGTVKATPGSVNVPIVVAGATVRPGDVVVADDDGVVVVPRESASAVRAAADARVAKEAADRAAYGSGAELSLDRKGLRPLLAELGVEYVTQADYEADYEARHDGGR
- a CDS encoding 4-oxalomesaconate tautomerase; this translates as MAAADTGGTDAVRDGIRCMLMRGGTSKGAYFLADDLPADRAARDDLLLRIMGSPDPRQIDGIGGAHPLTSKVAIVSRSTAEGIDVDYVFLQVGVAEATVGDAQTCGNLLAGIGPFAVERGLVPATGERTAVRIRLVNTGDAATAVFPTPGGRPDYDGDVAIDGVPGTAAAVSLEVGGGPDKPLLPTGEATDEIDGHAVTLIDNGMPVVLLRADEFGVDGTETPGALEADTELAARIERVRRAAGPLMGLGEVAEQTVPKVILLSPPRHGGAISTRAFIPARVHTAIGVLMAASVAAALRIPGAVGSDIAGPVDGDATEVEHPGGSSPSHVRVARDADGVWRATSSSVRTARKLFDGRVFPRPRR
- a CDS encoding VOC family protein, which encodes MTAHTSFDVAHLAHVELLTPTPDESRWFFEELLAMRVVAEDGDSVYLRTWDEYQLYTIKLTGSDAAGVGRTSFRASSQEALERRVAAIEATGLGRGWVDGDLGCGPTYEFTDPDGHAMAIFYEAERYVATDDKPALKNQASRFPGRGVNARRLDHINYLAKDVEAGGEFLASALGMRESERIRLDNGRFAAWWFHFSLKSYDVVYSDDWTKHGNRLHHIAFAPDTREDILKAADIFLENGIHIESGPHKHAINQTFFLYVWEPGGNRIEFAQAGARLLLDPDQPVVEWSEAERRKGQAWGMKTIETFHTHGTPLV